A stretch of the Lolium perenne isolate Kyuss_39 chromosome 3, Kyuss_2.0, whole genome shotgun sequence genome encodes the following:
- the LOC127341495 gene encoding uncharacterized protein, giving the protein MDDSEMETLLPGCTFFHRHPLLLCFLFFLAFLYAFFYPLFAFLLASSPVLLLTAFLLGVVLLHSVPQEHDQHVYKKISRNHPAPCHITSTAADATGARHNNRSHRGSAADSPPTSSDSDTQPAIMSTATSVASFPEDDSESESEPEHSEQQKHHNRSEEVVRAVAWTADDAKSIENIGSLELERNAAVEKLMSRRLAARRQPHHRRHHNIAGDIEDDASRLTVHVVKSNPFDLDEPYGDDDFPGSAPSTLVHPSRSNPFFDDDDDNELLRPQPQQQTLSSLPPGASAQKKNPLLLRRHESFTVGAPYASDFRPSRFRPYFVTEKMQGQPVTVPEAGGKMSRSSSSSSSSSSSFSACANAYAAVSANKEDEEAAEQEALAEAEAAALLEAKTDDNHELIRPREVVAVDVELISDSSDDDISLPEQMKVHQQQQQQHQQQQQQQQHQHQQQQVVVSDQDDDEGESFEVESITKQVAAAAEGKGKQLDTDRGYDYSPSAGTMEKKQDQLPPLPPTMAQTNKLASMRRVFSEDEADEPWAPPSRLEETTATEKEAREQDMFPLPPLPESAPAAGAAPPLAAAAKKAAGKSNKYKPPSKKAVLGFFRK; this is encoded by the coding sequence ATGGATGACAGCGAGATGGAGACGCTGCTGCCCGGCTGCACCTTCTTCCACCGGCACCCTCTCCTCCTCTGCTTTCTCTTCTTCCTGGCTTTCCTCTACGCCTTCTTCTACCCACTCTTCGCCTTCCTCCTCGCATCCTCCCCAGTCCTTCTCCTCACCGCCTTCCTCCTCGGCGTCGTCCTCCTCCACAGTGTGCCCCAGGAACATGACCAGCACGTCTACAAGAAGATCAGCCGCAACCACCCAGCGCCATGCCACATCACAAGCACCGCCGCCGATGCTACCGGAGCCAGGCACAACAACCGCTCCCACCGTGGCTCTGCGGCTGACTCGCCGCCAACCAGCAGCGACTCCGACACCCAGCCCGCCATCATGTCCACCGCCACCTCTGTCGCCTCCTTCCCCGAGGACGACTCTGAGTCAGAGTCGGAGCCCGAGCACAGTGAACAACAAAAGCACCACAACcggtccgaggaggtggtgcgtgCGGTGGCCTGGACGGCCGACGACGCCAAGAGCATCGAGAACATCGGATCTCTTGAGCTCGAGAGGAACGCAGCCGTCGAGAAGCTCATGTCCAGGCGCCTCGCCGCCCGCAGGCAGCCTCATCACCGCCGCCACCACAACATCGCGGGGGACATCGAGGACGACGCGTCCAGGCTCACCGTCCACGTCGTCAAGAGCAACCCTTTTGACCTCGACGAGCCCTACGGCGACGACGACTTCCCTGGCTCCGCGCCCTCCACGCTAGTCCACCCCTCGCGCAGCAACCCCTTCTttgatgatgacgacgacaaTGAACTCCTTCGTCCGCAACCACAGCAGCAGACATTGTCCTCGTTGCCCCCAGGGGCATCGGCCCAGAAGAAGAACCCCCTGCTGTTGAGACGGCACGAGAGCTTCACGGTGGGTGCGCCGTACGCCAGCGACTTCCGCCCGTCCCGCTTCAGGCCCTACTTCGTCACCGAGAAGATGCAGGGCCAGCCTGTCACTGTTCCTGAGGCCGGTGGCAAGATGAGCAGATCctcgtcttcgtcgtcatcttcctcctcctccttctctgccTGTGCCAATGCCTATGCCGCTGTCTCCGCCAAcaaagaagatgaagaagcagcAGAACAGGAAGCTTTGgcagaagcagaagcagcagcaCTCTTGGAGGCCAAGACAGATGATAATCATGAGCTTATTAGGCCTCGTGAGGTAGTGGCGGTGGACGTCGAGCTCATCAGTGACTCCTCCGATGATGACATCTCGCTGCCTGAGCAAATGAAGGTgcatcagcagcagcagcagcagcatcagcagcagcagcagcagcagcagcatcagCATCAGCAGCAGCAGGTGGTGGTGTCAGACCAAGATGACGACGAGGGGGAGTCGTTTGAAGTCGAGAGCATCACAAAAcaggtagcagcagcagcagaagGCAAAGGCAAACAATTGGACACTGATCGTGGGTACGACTACAGCCCGTCAGCTGGTACAAtggagaagaagcaggaccaattACCACCTTTGCCGCCAACTATGGCACAGACAAATAAGCTGGCGTCCATGCGGAGAGTATTCTCAGAAGATGAGGCAGATGAGCCGTGGGCACCACCAAGCAGACTGGAGGAGACGACGGCCACGGAGAAGGAGGCCAGGGAGCAAGACATGTTCccacttcctcctcttcctgaatctGCTCCTGCTGCGGGTGCTGCTCCTCCTCTTGCTGCTGCCGCGAAGAAAGCTGCAGGGAAGTCGAACAAGTACAAGCCACCCTCCAAGAAGGCAGTCTTAGGATTCTTCCGGAAGTGA
- the LOC127341493 gene encoding uncharacterized protein: MVVRMSPAPRRRGVTVGPAKLEGLPAAWSARAVAAVKVKWPGAGGALSQMLTGRRGGRGVTAVVPVAADGAVRWDAAADANRFRVDVVDTGATPRAGAGAPGAGGGRHDRGVFFSILYGFQDRGRGNDSPVRLEEIGTAMISLEECCWEMQLQQQKGGAAPQQQLVVVPIRVRKDGWASDAILYVNVELVDLNTPAAEIERSASFSCRDKPRASLPPPAMRDIYKSSTYHEVLDLKQLLDLADKQGRVAVYRNKRNSDSSSSVSSVGLSSSSSAVSLSSGSTSTSGGASPEPGSTSKRRYLPWRRRSRESLSQEIPLKCLVSDDGDGWETREFTSRDAEASLRTPVFFASIDQRDDSAGGESACTALVAVLAAALHANHPAMPTRAELDALIRDGSSEWRSLCGDEAHMARFPNRHFDLDTVLAARTRPIAVRHDRAFVGFFQPESFASLSGAMSFDDIWREISTASRGPGHADVYIVGWNDHFFVLKAESDCYYVVDTLGERLFEGCDKAYMLRFDATSEMRSVPSSPLEPEEVTVTGKECCGEFIKRFLAAIPLREELEIEQRGCLAAGAPHQRLQIEFHFTVLE, encoded by the exons ATGGTGGTGCGGATGTCGCCGGCGCCGCGGCGCCGGGGCGTCACGGTGGGCCCGGCCAAGCTCGAGGGCCTGCCGGCGGCCTGGTCCGcgcgcgccgtcgccgccgtcaagGTCAAGTGGCCGGGCGCCGGCGGCGCCCTCTCGCAGATGCTCACGGGCCGGCGCGGCGGACGCGGGGTCACCGCCGTCGTGCCCGTCGCCGCCGACGGCGCCGTGCGCTGGGACGCCGCAGCGGACGCCAACCGGTTCCGGGTCGACGTCGTCGACACCGGCGCCACCCCGCGCGCAGGCGCCGGCGCTCCCGGCGCAGGTGGCGGCAGGCACGACCGCGGCGTCTTCTTCTCCATCCTATAC GGATTCCAAGATCGGGGGAGGGGCAACGACAGCCCTGTGAGGCTGGAGGAGATCGGGACAGCCATGATAAGCCTGGAGGAGTGCTGCTGGGAGATGCAGCTGCAGCAGCAGAAAGGTGGAGCAGCGCCTCAGCAGCAGCTGGTGGTTGTCCCCATCAGGGTGCGGAAGGACGGATGGGCAAGTGATGCCATACTTTAT GTTAACGTGGAGCTCGTGGACCTAAACACGCCGGCGGCCGAAATCGAAAGAAGCGCTTCCTTCAGTTGTAGGGATAAGCCGAGAGCGAGCCTGCCGCCGCCCGCGATGAGGGACATCTACAAGAGCTCGACGTACCATGAGGTCCTCGACCTCAAGCAGCTGCTGGACCTCGCCGACAAGCAAGGCAGGGTGGCGGTGTACAGGAACAAGCGCAACTCCGACAGCAGCAGCAGCGTGAGCAGCGTCGGcctgagcagcagcagcagcgccgtCAGCCTGAGCAGCGGCAGCACGAGCACCAGCGGCGGCGCGAGCCCGGAACCCGGCTCCACGTCCAAGCGCCGATACCTGCCGTGGAGGAGACGGAGCAGGGAGTCGCTGTCCCAGGAGATCCCACTCAAGTGCTTGGTGAGCGATGACGGCGACGGGTGGGAGACGCGCGAGTTCACGAGCAGGGACGCGGAGGCGAGCCTCAGGACGCCGGTGTTCTTCGCGTCCATCGACCAGCGCGACGACAGCGCCGGCGGGGAGAGCGCGTGCACGGCGCTGGTGGCCGTGCTCGCGGCGGCGCTGCACGCCAACCACCCGGCGATGCCCACCCGGGCGGAGCTGGACGCGCTCATCAGGGACGGCTCGTCGGAGTGGAGGAGCCTCTGCGGCGACGAGGCGCACATGGCGCGGTTCCCCAACCGGCACTTCGACCTCGACACGGTCCTGGCCGCCAGGACCAGGCCCATCGCCGTGCGGCACGACAGGGCCTTCGTCGGCTTCTTCCAGCCGGAGAGCTTCGCGTCGCTCTCGGGCGCCATGTCCTTCGACGACATCTGGCGGGAGATCAGCACGGCCAGCCGCGGCCCGGGCCACGCCGACGTGTACATCGTCGGCTGGAACGACCACTTCTTCGTGCTCAAGGCCGAGAGCGACTGCTACTACGTCGTGGACACGCTCGGCGAGAGGCTCTTCGAGGGGTGCGACAAGGCCTACATGCTCAGGTTCGACGCCACCTCGGAGATGCGCTCCGTGCCGTCGTCGCCGTTGGAGCCGGAGGAGGTGACCGTCACCGGGAAGGAGTGCTGCGGGGAGTTCATCAAGAGGTTCTTGGCCGCCATCCCGCTGAGGGAGGAGCTGGAGATCGAGCAGAGGGGCTGCCTGGCCGCCGGCGCGCCGCACCAGCGCCTGCAGATAGAGTTCCACTTCACCGTCCTGGAATAA